A section of the Triticum dicoccoides isolate Atlit2015 ecotype Zavitan chromosome 7A, WEW_v2.0, whole genome shotgun sequence genome encodes:
- the LOC119334580 gene encoding UDP-glycosyltransferase 90A1-like translates to MAASPPLRHVAMLPFMAKGHAMPLLHLAHLLLGRRLASAVSFFTTPRNAPFIRAGLAGAGAGAAVVELPFPSEQDAPQSTDELPSSTSLVDFVTAVAALQPAFADALAKIEPRPDLLVHDGFLRWAKDIADELGMPRLVTLGFGGFATYVNRAVTTHRPHARVSSPSERFPVHGVPDLRLTKADLNPPFDDPEPSGPHWDLICKNRISMYSSRGIIVNSFHELESIYIDLWNREFDVKMWPIGPLCLAASEPAVQTKDDHEISEWLDSRLAMGRPVLYVAFGSQAELSRAQLEEIAVGLDSSGVDFLWVVRSKWLNPDDRFNQRFGDRGKVVEGFINQLGVLGHKSVKGFFTHCGWNSVLESITMGVPILAFPMAAEQKLNAKFVVDVIHVGLRVRPKEDASKGGSGLVMGGDVQALARELILGEEGKRAAARAGELSMSSRKTMDIGGSSFENLARMVQEVSETHANNGE, encoded by the coding sequence ATGGCTGCTTCACCGCCGCTCCGTCACGTGGCCATGCTCCCCTTCATGGCGAAAGGCCACGCCATGCCGCTCCTCCACCTCGCGCATCTCCTTcttggccgccgcctcgcctcggccGTCAGCTTCTTCACCACCCCGCGCAACGCGCCCTTCATCCGCGCTGGCCTCGCtggtgccggcgccggcgccgcggtCGTCGAGCTTCCGTTCCCATCCGAGCAGGACGCCCCGCAGAGCACGGACGAGCTCCCATCGTCGACCAGTCTCGTCGACTTCGTCACCGCGGTGGCGGCGCTCCAGCCGGCGTTCGCGGACGCACTCGCCAAGATCGAGCCCAGGCCGGACCTGCTCGTCCATGACGGCTTCCTCCGGTGGGCCAAGGACATCGCCGACGAGCTCGGCATGCCGCGGCTTGTCACCCTCGGCTTCGGTGGCTTCGCCACGTACGTCAACCGGGCAGTCACGACACACAGGCCGCACGCACGCGTGAGCTCGCCGTCCGAGCGGTTCCCGGTCCACGGTGTGCCGGACCTCCGCCTCACGAAGGCCGACCTCAACCCGCCGTTCGACGACCCGGAGCCTTCCGGCCCGCACTGGGACTTAATTTGCAAGAACCGCATCAGCATGTACTCCAGCCGGGGCATCATTGTCAATTCCTTCCACGAGCTGGAGTCGATCTACATCGACCTGTGGAACCGGGAGTTCGACGTCAAGATGTGGCCCATCGGACCGCTCTGTCTTGCGGCCTCCGAACCGGCAGTCCAGACCAAGGACGACCATGAGATCTCAGAGTGGCTGGACTCGAGGCTTGCCATGGGTCGGCCGGTTCTCTACGTCGCGTTCGGCTCGCAGGCCGAGCTGAGCCGGGCACAGCTGGAAGAGATCGCCGTCGGGTTGGACAGCTCCGGTGTGGACTTCCTATGGGTGGTCCGGTCCAAATGGCTCAATCCAGATGACCGGTTTAATCAGAGGTTCGGAGACAGGGGCAAGGTGGTGGAAGGTTTCATTAACCAGCTCGGAGTTCTGGGTCACAAATCAGTGAAAGGATTTTTCACCCACTGCGGATGGAACTCGGTGCTGGAGAGCATCACCATGGGCGTGCCAATACTGGCGTTCCCAATGGCGGCCGAGCAGAAGCTCAATGCCAAATTCGTCGTGGACGTGATCCATgtggggctccgagttcggccgaaGGAAGACGCCAGCAAGGGAGGTAGTGGGTTGGTTATGGGTGGAGACGTGCAGGCGTTGGCAAGGGAACTGATCTTGGGAGAGGAAGGGAAACGCGCCGCTGCTAGAGCTGGTGAGCTCTCCATGTCTTCTAGAAAGACCATGGACATAGGTGGGTCCTCGTTTGAAAACTTGGCGCGGATGGTTCAGGAGGTCAGTGAGACCCATGCCAATAATGGTGAGTAA